AAGCCGATCCATCTTCTTCCGGGAAATAACTCGGTTGGCGTATGGATAGGGTATTATCTTCCCGGAGAATATCCTGTAAAAGTGAAGGTTGTGGAGAATAGCAGGACTCTTGATGAAGATACCTATCTGGTAGAGATTCTTCCTCCCGAAATTCCCAGAGATCTCTACCTTAAACTGGAATATGAAATGGAGAGAAGGAATACTTCTGATATTTACAGGATCTACGGCTACCTTATCAACAAAGGTCTAGGCTCCGAAAAGAATGTATCCACAAACTTTACAGTGATAAACGAGAAGACCGGGGACCTGGTGTTTACATCTTCCGAGATCTATGGTGTGGGTGAGTATGACAAGACTCCTCTCTGGACCTGGTCGGATTATCCCTATGCAGTTGTGGAAATAGCATATGGAGAGCCCTCAGGAGAATCTTATATGCCCGTCCAGAATGCGGTGGTTGGAAAAAGTGGAGATCGTTTCAGGATTAATGTGACTTCGACGTGGCAGAACAGGTCGGTTTCTGCTGAGTTGTTAGTTCCTCCTGGAGGGAAAGGGGGTGATGCATATGATAAAGCTGTGTGAACTTCTCGGCAGCAGGTCTGCAAAACTTTTTCTTCTCCTGCTCCTGTTCTCCGGAATCTGTGCTGGTTGTCTTGGCCAGGAACCTATCGAGGCCAGGGTGGACAAACTGGTACGGAGCCTCGGGAATGAAGACCGGAATGTAAGTTATGCTTCAGCTTATGCACTTATCGATATAGGGGAGCCTTCGGTCAATTCTCTTATAAAAACTTTAGAAGATGATAACCCGCAGGTACGCAGCCTTGCCGCCTATTCCCTTGGAAGAATAGGAGAACCGAGAGCATCAAAACCTCTTATTGAGGCTCTTGAGGACCCTGAACCTGAAGTCCGTATGAATTCGGCTGAGGCTCTTGGAGAGCTGAAAGCTCCGGAAGCCGCGGACCTGCTTATTGAGCTCCTTGATGACGATAATGATGAAGTGCGCAGCAAAGCCGTATTTGCTCTGGGAGCCATAGGGGACCCGAAAGCTGCTCTTGCTCTCATAGAGCTGTTTGATGACAGGGAACTCGGGAGGTCTGCAGCTGGTGCTGTGGGAAACCTGGGGGACGAAGAGGCAGTTGAAAAACTTATTGAGCTGCTTGACAGCCGGAACCCGGATGTCCGTATCAACAGTATTCGTGCCCTTGGGCAGATCCAGAACCCTGCTGCTGTTCCCTACCTGGTTGAAATGCTGGACGATAAGGTCCCGGAGGTTCGAGAGGAAGCTGCCAGTGCTCTGGGTTACTTTAAAGGACCTAAAGAAATTGCCCGGACAGAACAGCCTCTTATCGATGCGCTTGGAGACGACGAGTTCGAGGTGCAGAAAGCTGCTGCCTACTCCCTCGGAGATATTGGAAGTAAAGAAGCAATACCCTTTATTGTGGCATTCCTTCAAGCTGAAAATCCGGCTCTCCACAGTGTTGCTGTCCATGCCTTGGGGAGATATAATGATCCTGATGCCACAGCCGCCCTGATCGATGCCCTTGATGATGAGAGCCGGCATGTAAGATTGGTAATTGTTCATTTTCTTTCCGAGACTGGAGATCCTCAAGCAGTTGATCCTTTTATTTCTTTACTTGGAGATGAACGTCATGAAATAAGGCAAAGTGCTGCAAATGGTCTGGGCAAACTTGGAGATCAGAAAGCCGTTGGACCTCTCCTCAAAGCTATGGAGACTGAAAAGGAAAGGGATGTTAGGGTTGCGGAGATCCGGGCTCTTGGGGAACTCGGAGGACCGGAAGCTGTCGAGGGTTTGCGCCGGATCAGCACGGATATGGAAGAATATAGGAATGTCAGAACTGCTGCGGAGGAAGCACTCAATAATATAGAGGGAGGAAGGGAGGAGAATTACTCTCCTACTTCCTGATACGCTGGAGGTAACAATGAGGCTTTATCAGCCTATCTCCCCGCTATACTGTGTCTTTTTCCCTGCCAGGGAGACCTGTGCTCATGATGCATTTTCAATCATAGTCATTGCAATCCGGGTCTGTTAATCCTCTACCAGTTCTATTGCGTCGGTAGGGCAGACCTCAACGCACTGTTCGCATTCTATGCAGTCTTCAGGACGCGCCACAACTGCTCTCTTTCCTTCTTCTGTTTCTTCCGCGTCAAAAACGTCCACAGGGCATGTATCATAGCATTCAAGTGAACAATGCATTTATTATAGTCAATTCTTGGGTGCACTTTTATCCCTTCAGGATTTTCGGCTTATTCCGGAATCTCTATCGTTTTTTTTCTGCTGAGCTCTTGCCGGGTACTCTGTTTGCTTTTCCTGGCAATTCTTTCCGGAGGTCTGAAATTCACTCCTCTACCAGCTCAATAGCATCTATCGGGCAGGCTTCCACACATTGCTCGCATTCTATACAGTTTTCCGGGCGGGCTACAACTGCTTTTTTTACCCCGTTCATTTCTTCAATATCAAAAACTTCTGCAGGACAGACCTCATAACAGGCAAGAGCGCCGTTACATTTGCTATAATCAATTACTGGATGCATATTTTCTCCATTTAATCGGTTTTTTACTGGATTTTAACATCTACCGTTTCTGTAGATTCCCTGTAGGGCACTTTCACATACAGTTTTCCATCAGTGTATTTTGCAACAGCTTTTTCCGGGACTACATTACAGCAAAATGCGTATGTTCCAGCGTATTCAACTCCGGTTTCTTCCTTTTTTGCCCTTATGAAAAAGCCTTCTTCAACCATTTTCAATTCAATATTCTCTTTCTTTACCCCGACCATATCTACCTCTATAAGCAGATTTCCCTCATCATCAGAACATGAAAGCACATCAGGTGACATTTTCACCATTGACATCTCT
This window of the Methanosarcina mazei S-6 genome carries:
- a CDS encoding Hsp20/alpha crystallin family protein, giving the protein MSMVKMSPDVLSCSDDEGNLLIEVDMVGVKKENIELKMVEEGFFIRAKKEETGVEYAGTYAFCCNVVPEKAVAKYTDGKLYVKVPYRESTETVDVKIQ
- a CDS encoding 4Fe-4S dicluster domain-containing protein, encoding MHCSLECYDTCPVDVFDAEETEEGKRAVVARPEDCIECEQCVEVCPTDAIELVED
- a CDS encoding 4Fe-4S dicluster domain-containing protein: MHPVIDYSKCNGALACYEVCPAEVFDIEEMNGVKKAVVARPENCIECEQCVEACPIDAIELVEE
- a CDS encoding HEAT repeat domain-containing protein — encoded protein: MIKLCELLGSRSAKLFLLLLLFSGICAGCLGQEPIEARVDKLVRSLGNEDRNVSYASAYALIDIGEPSVNSLIKTLEDDNPQVRSLAAYSLGRIGEPRASKPLIEALEDPEPEVRMNSAEALGELKAPEAADLLIELLDDDNDEVRSKAVFALGAIGDPKAALALIELFDDRELGRSAAGAVGNLGDEEAVEKLIELLDSRNPDVRINSIRALGQIQNPAAVPYLVEMLDDKVPEVREEAASALGYFKGPKEIARTEQPLIDALGDDEFEVQKAAAYSLGDIGSKEAIPFIVAFLQAENPALHSVAVHALGRYNDPDATAALIDALDDESRHVRLVIVHFLSETGDPQAVDPFISLLGDERHEIRQSAANGLGKLGDQKAVGPLLKAMETEKERDVRVAEIRALGELGGPEAVEGLRRISTDMEEYRNVRTAAEEALNNIEGGREENYSPTS